A section of the Lagopus muta isolate bLagMut1 chromosome 17, bLagMut1 primary, whole genome shotgun sequence genome encodes:
- the PSMD9 gene encoding 26S proteasome non-ATPase regulatory subunit 9, whose protein sequence is MSEDGPSHAVTLSEVQQLVRRKDELEAQIRACYQLLEDQKGVGMDGPLVDAEGFPRADIDLYQVRTARHSIACLQNDHKALMKQVEEALHQLHAREKEKHARDEAEARAEAMSQSLPPAFAKVNAVTPESPASTSGLQVDDEIVEFGSVNVHNFKSLQNIATVVQHSEGRPLSVTVIRNGKKVHLGLTPKRWAGKGLLGCNIIPLQR, encoded by the exons ATGTCGGAGGACGGGCCGAGCCACGCTGTGACGCTGAGCGAGGTGCAGCAGTTGGTGCGGCGCAAGGACGAGCTGGAGGCGCAGATCCGGGCCTGCTACCAGCTGCTGGAAGAC caAAAGGGCGTGGGCATGGACGGGCCGCTGGTGGACGCCGAGGGCTTCCCCCGGGCCGACATCGACCTGTACCAAGTGCGCACCGCGCGGCACAGCATCGCCT GTCTGCAGAATGACCACAAGGCTCTGATGAAGCAGGTGGAGGAGGCTCTTCACCAGCTGCATGCCCGGGAGAAGGAGAAGCATGCCAGGGACGAGGCGGAGGCGCGGGCTGAGGCCATGAGCCAGAGCCTGCCGCCCGCCTTCGCCAAAGTCAATGCTGTGACTCCAGAGTCTCCTGCCAGCACCTCG GGCCTTCAGGTTGACGATGAGATTGTGGAGTTTGGTTCTGTCAATGTGCACAACTTCAAGAGCCTGCAGAACATTGCCACAGTAGTACAGCACAGTGAAGGG AGACCTCTGAGTGTGACTGTGATCCGCAACGGCAAGAAAGTGCACCTGGGGCTGACTCCGAAGCGCTGGGCAGGGAAGGGCCTCCTGGG CTGCAATATCATTCCCTTGCAGAGATGA